In the genome of Leptospira dzoumogneensis, one region contains:
- a CDS encoding Crp/Fnr family transcriptional regulator, which translates to MTSAVKIAPETNRVLPREIFPKENLLHHHEVNFTRRKISKNEILFSQGEQANGFYIVETGSIRSYRTSGSGEKQHTFKIYHPGNWVGIRDAAIGGNYLHHAVALVESTVLFVEEEELRRLLNSDSEFQNSVFRQVTIEAVEAENKIYSLGTRQVHAKLSEFLLQLSESQDSEEDLPFTREIMASMIGVTTETLVRALADFKSRGWVEIDKRKIVIKNEEALLRLLD; encoded by the coding sequence ATGACCAGCGCAGTAAAAATCGCACCCGAAACAAACCGAGTTTTACCAAGAGAAATTTTTCCAAAAGAAAACCTTCTCCACCACCATGAAGTTAATTTTACCCGTAGGAAGATTTCCAAAAACGAGATCCTATTCTCTCAGGGAGAACAGGCAAACGGATTTTATATAGTCGAGACCGGTTCCATCCGATCTTATAGAACTTCCGGTTCCGGAGAAAAACAGCATACATTCAAAATTTATCATCCCGGCAACTGGGTGGGGATCAGAGACGCTGCAATCGGCGGAAATTATCTGCACCATGCGGTTGCTCTTGTAGAATCCACAGTACTTTTTGTGGAGGAAGAGGAACTTCGCAGACTTCTAAACTCGGATTCTGAATTCCAAAATTCAGTATTCAGACAAGTGACCATCGAAGCGGTCGAAGCGGAGAATAAGATCTACTCTTTGGGAACTCGTCAGGTTCACGCTAAACTTTCGGAATTTTTACTACAATTATCTGAATCCCAAGACTCGGAAGAAGATCTTCCATTCACTCGTGAGATCATGGCATCCATGATCGGAGTGACTACAGAGACCTTGGTTCGTGCCTTAGCTGATTTTAAAAGCAGAGGTTGGGTGGAAATAGACAAAAGAAAAATAGTGATCAAAAATGAAGAGGCTCTTCTTCGTTTATTGGATTAA
- the ccoO gene encoding cytochrome-c oxidase, cbb3-type subunit II, whose amino-acid sequence MNWFDKLLDWFSGFTDQWEKHGVKFTLYTTIAILIGGLFELVPPFFLSKTAEPIQNVKPYNALELAGRDVYQKEGCNNCHTQMIRPFKWEVDRFDPQHSYGKDGYSKAGEYVYDHPFLWGSKRTGPDLAHESQIQPSAEWHKTHLINPRDTAKGSIMPAYPWLFEESSIVDASKIADHMRGLQKIGVPYTEEDISSASTLLAGKTAGDALIAYLLKLGRDTAELSKSLQ is encoded by the coding sequence ATGAATTGGTTCGACAAATTATTGGATTGGTTCTCCGGTTTTACGGATCAGTGGGAAAAACACGGAGTTAAGTTCACTCTTTATACCACGATCGCCATCCTGATCGGTGGATTATTTGAATTGGTCCCTCCATTCTTTCTCTCGAAAACGGCGGAACCCATCCAGAACGTAAAACCGTATAACGCATTAGAATTGGCGGGAAGAGACGTTTATCAGAAAGAAGGATGTAATAACTGTCATACTCAGATGATACGTCCTTTCAAATGGGAAGTAGATCGTTTCGATCCGCAACATTCTTACGGTAAAGACGGATATTCCAAAGCGGGAGAATATGTTTACGATCACCCTTTCTTATGGGGATCCAAAAGAACAGGCCCGGATCTTGCTCACGAATCACAGATCCAACCATCTGCCGAGTGGCATAAGACACATTTGATCAATCCTAGAGATACCGCAAAAGGTTCCATTATGCCTGCTTATCCTTGGCTATTCGAAGAATCTTCCATAGTTGACGCTTCTAAGATCGCGGACCATATGAGAGGACTCCAAAAGATAGGAGTTCCTTATACGGAAGAAGATATTTCCTCTGCTTCTACCCTATTAGCGGGTAAAACTGCCGGAGATGCACTGATCGCATATCTTCTGAAGTTGGGAAGAGATACCGCCGAATTGTCCAAAAGTTTACAGTGA
- the ccoS gene encoding cbb3-type cytochrome oxidase assembly protein CcoS, whose product MNALYLTIPIALVISFGAFYVFLLNFKSGQYEDIEGPKYRMLFEEDKQEKSN is encoded by the coding sequence ATGAACGCTTTGTATCTTACGATCCCGATCGCATTAGTGATCTCCTTCGGAGCATTTTACGTATTCCTGCTCAATTTCAAATCGGGACAATACGAAGACATAGAAGGCCCTAAATACAGAATGTTATTCGAAGAAGACAAACAGGAAAAATCGAATTAG
- a CDS encoding FixH family protein, with the protein MDVSLKRAFWVIKIAFLALFAATFYTVKLALAGHTPAIDSNYYEKGLKYEQSILSQRKMIEAGYGFQADWIQNPNVFRSGKQELYLEFKHGQERIKGAQIQVQLDKTATEKFNETIALKEITPGKYQGTLSIPFPGEWRISVSAKIPEGILEKTVSTKVIH; encoded by the coding sequence ATGGACGTTAGTTTAAAAAGAGCATTTTGGGTGATCAAGATCGCATTTCTGGCATTGTTTGCTGCTACATTTTACACAGTAAAACTTGCATTAGCGGGACATACACCTGCTATCGATTCCAACTATTACGAAAAAGGGCTCAAATACGAACAGTCCATTCTATCTCAAAGAAAAATGATAGAGGCCGGTTACGGATTCCAAGCGGATTGGATCCAAAATCCGAATGTATTCCGATCTGGAAAACAAGAACTATATTTGGAATTCAAACATGGACAGGAAAGGATCAAAGGTGCTCAGATCCAAGTCCAGTTGGATAAAACCGCCACTGAAAAATTCAACGAGACAATCGCCTTAAAAGAGATCACTCCGGGAAAATACCAAGGAACACTTTCTATTCCATTCCCGGGAGAATGGAGAATTTCCGTCTCTGCCAAGATCCCGGAAGGGATACTGGAAAAGACAGTATCCACTAAGGTAATCCATTGA
- a CDS encoding heavy metal translocating P-type ATPase: protein MKVLENRTLCFHCNTEIDGVSIRRTERGVEREYCCNGCAEISHLLLENGLDKFYQIRGSQSLEPIDKEIQKISPEELDNESVYSEYLEKRTGADSNVYITVTNLHCSACVWLIETVLTKTEGVQEARINFGTGRLKVGFDLSKITLGKIIKTIESLGYKAKLYSPLKAESKVEKPFQELSIRMIVAGFCWGNIMLFSASLYAGYFEGMEFNIKNLFHYISWIFATPVYFYSGYPFWKGAYESWKRKLLGMDTLLFAGVSLAYFYSIYVTVSGKGEVYFDSVCTIYFFILLGKYFEAMIRYKAGAKIGELLSLLPEEYEVSKKGIWSKHSASSIERGDIVRLSLGSKAPVDGILESETAFFDESVLTGESKPIRKSRGTEIKAGSVSLSTDIKFQAKGNANESSLAQIGRILEDSLLTKPKIQRSTDKLAAVFIKVVLFVAVGTFIYWFNSHSTEEAILNTISVLIVACPCALGLSVPAALVISHLLQSKEGVLVKNPESVEILAKANRIFFDKTGTLTTGKLELNAEKYFALEEDPSKFRETAIRLESNSSHPIAKSIIEAFAGETPRFLEEITTDDTAGTSSDNLAGWNSYKEIPGEGMEAKFQDKIYRIGKKNFAWENKPENDGWIHLSENGIPLVAWEFRDKARTEAKTSIQELKSLFPNMEILSGDIPSKVETLSKELGIQNYKANLTPIQKKERIIEAQSSGEIVIMVGDGINDSACIAQADLGISMGMGSDLSLDKSDIILVKDRLDSLPKSVLIARKTRKVILQNICLSLVYNSIMIPLAAGGLMLPVICAGFMTLSSLTVVLNSISLKNRVFT from the coding sequence TTGAAAGTATTAGAAAACAGAACATTATGTTTTCATTGTAATACTGAAATTGACGGGGTTTCCATACGCAGAACAGAACGCGGAGTTGAAAGAGAATATTGCTGTAACGGATGCGCGGAGATCTCTCATCTATTACTCGAAAACGGACTAGACAAATTCTATCAGATCAGAGGATCCCAGTCCTTAGAACCGATCGATAAAGAGATCCAAAAAATTTCCCCGGAAGAATTGGATAATGAATCCGTATATTCCGAATATCTAGAAAAGAGGACCGGCGCGGATTCAAATGTTTATATCACAGTCACCAACCTGCATTGTTCCGCCTGTGTATGGCTGATCGAAACCGTTCTCACAAAAACGGAAGGTGTCCAAGAAGCAAGGATCAATTTTGGAACAGGAAGACTCAAAGTAGGATTCGATCTTTCTAAGATCACACTAGGGAAAATTATCAAAACGATCGAAAGTTTGGGATACAAAGCCAAACTATATTCTCCCCTAAAAGCTGAATCCAAGGTGGAGAAACCCTTCCAAGAACTTAGCATTCGGATGATAGTAGCAGGCTTTTGTTGGGGGAATATCATGTTATTCTCCGCGAGCCTATACGCAGGTTACTTCGAAGGAATGGAATTCAATATTAAAAATTTATTCCATTATATATCCTGGATATTCGCTACGCCGGTCTATTTTTATTCGGGTTATCCTTTCTGGAAAGGAGCTTACGAATCCTGGAAAAGAAAACTCCTCGGAATGGATACATTATTATTCGCAGGAGTAAGTCTCGCCTACTTCTATAGTATCTATGTAACCGTTTCCGGAAAGGGAGAAGTTTATTTCGACTCGGTTTGCACCATCTACTTCTTCATATTACTTGGAAAATATTTCGAGGCGATGATCCGTTACAAGGCGGGCGCTAAAATAGGGGAATTACTCTCCCTTCTACCCGAAGAATACGAAGTATCCAAAAAAGGGATCTGGTCCAAACATTCCGCCTCCTCTATCGAAAGAGGAGATATAGTCAGATTATCCCTGGGAAGTAAGGCCCCGGTAGACGGGATCTTAGAATCCGAAACTGCATTTTTCGACGAATCCGTTTTGACAGGAGAAAGTAAACCGATCCGAAAATCCAGAGGAACAGAGATCAAAGCAGGTTCAGTTTCACTTTCCACGGATATAAAATTCCAGGCGAAAGGAAATGCAAACGAAAGTTCACTCGCACAGATCGGAAGAATATTAGAAGATTCTTTATTAACAAAACCAAAAATACAAAGAAGTACCGATAAACTGGCGGCAGTATTCATAAAAGTAGTCTTGTTTGTTGCGGTCGGAACGTTTATCTACTGGTTTAATTCCCATTCCACAGAAGAAGCGATCTTAAATACGATCAGCGTTCTGATCGTAGCCTGCCCTTGTGCATTAGGACTAAGTGTGCCTGCGGCATTAGTAATCAGCCATCTACTCCAATCCAAAGAAGGGGTCCTCGTCAAAAATCCGGAGTCCGTGGAAATTTTAGCGAAAGCAAATCGGATTTTCTTCGACAAAACAGGTACATTGACCACAGGAAAATTGGAATTAAATGCGGAGAAGTATTTCGCGTTAGAGGAAGATCCTTCCAAGTTTAGAGAGACCGCGATCCGATTGGAGTCTAACTCATCTCACCCGATCGCAAAATCGATTATAGAAGCTTTCGCAGGTGAAACACCGCGGTTCTTAGAAGAAATCACTACGGATGATACTGCAGGCACTTCCTCGGACAACCTCGCAGGTTGGAACTCCTACAAAGAGATTCCAGGAGAAGGAATGGAGGCTAAATTCCAAGACAAGATCTATCGTATCGGTAAGAAAAATTTTGCCTGGGAAAATAAACCTGAAAACGACGGCTGGATCCATCTATCCGAGAATGGTATACCTTTAGTCGCCTGGGAATTTAGAGATAAGGCAAGAACGGAAGCAAAAACTTCCATCCAAGAACTAAAATCACTTTTTCCTAATATGGAAATTTTGTCCGGGGATATTCCTTCCAAGGTTGAAACTCTATCCAAAGAACTCGGCATTCAAAATTATAAGGCAAATCTAACGCCTATCCAAAAGAAAGAAAGGATCATAGAGGCCCAATCTTCCGGAGAAATAGTAATCATGGTGGGAGACGGGATCAACGATTCCGCATGTATCGCACAGGCGGATCTCGGGATCTCTATGGGAATGGGCTCGGATCTTTCCTTGGATAAATCGGATATCATACTCGTAAAAGATAGGTTGGATTCCCTTCCCAAATCGGTATTGATCGCAAGAAAAACAAGAAAGGTCATTCTGCAGAATATCTGTCTTTCTCTAGTTTATAATTCCATAATGATCCCTTTAGCGGCAGGAGGATTAATGCTTCCCGTGATCTGTGCCGGTTTTATGACATTAAGCTCTTTGACCGTAGTATTAAATTCAATTTCTTTAAAAAATAGGGTATTTACATGA
- the ccoG gene encoding cytochrome c oxidase accessory protein CcoG, translating to MIISRPMQGKIRTARNYVQVFLVLLFFITPWIRWDGFQVIRLDIPDRKFFLFGHIFIPQEGYFLHLFLIAAGLSLFFFTTLIGRVWCGWACPQTIYSDIFDWIGRRIQDSKYGKKDANPALVILTHAAWIFVSFAASFAWISYFSDPYQMIHYFQNPNLDFPTWSLFLGFFTFAMYADIAFIREQFCKYGCPYARFQTVMMDNHSVNITYDYTRGEPRRKGQTKIGDCTACNMCLVVCPTGIDIRDGANPWCIACGKCSDACTKQMAKENKKTLIGYWSENQISEKGSSIRWIRSRTIVYALFLILTVSAIGILLSSRVPLYLSVLPDRNIQPMLIQNGIVRNFYEVQMQNLTSKDRTLKFEIENSDLQGERRILVGGTEEAVVELKGNSEERYRLFIELKISEQDAKKRSHDIKLKVIDIQDFEYSKSETVPFLLPVSISGWKIQNDERIVHGR from the coding sequence ATGATCATTTCAAGACCGATGCAGGGAAAGATAAGGACCGCAAGAAATTACGTCCAGGTATTCTTGGTTCTTCTCTTTTTTATAACGCCTTGGATTCGCTGGGACGGATTTCAAGTTATCCGATTGGATATACCGGATAGAAAGTTCTTTCTATTCGGTCATATTTTTATTCCACAGGAAGGATACTTTCTTCATCTATTCCTGATCGCCGCAGGACTTTCCCTTTTCTTTTTTACCACTCTAATCGGTAGAGTTTGGTGCGGATGGGCCTGCCCTCAAACGATCTACTCGGATATTTTCGATTGGATAGGAAGAAGGATCCAAGATTCCAAATACGGAAAGAAGGACGCAAATCCCGCATTAGTAATTTTAACTCATGCAGCTTGGATCTTTGTAAGCTTTGCCGCATCCTTCGCATGGATCTCTTATTTCTCGGATCCATACCAAATGATCCATTATTTCCAAAATCCTAATTTAGATTTCCCTACTTGGTCCTTATTCCTAGGATTTTTTACATTCGCGATGTATGCCGATATAGCATTCATACGGGAGCAATTCTGCAAATACGGATGTCCTTATGCACGTTTCCAAACGGTGATGATGGACAATCATTCAGTTAATATCACCTATGATTACACTCGAGGAGAACCAAGAAGAAAAGGGCAAACTAAGATAGGAGATTGTACCGCTTGTAATATGTGCCTTGTAGTATGTCCTACAGGAATAGATATCAGGGATGGAGCCAATCCTTGGTGTATCGCCTGCGGAAAATGTTCCGACGCATGCACAAAACAAATGGCTAAGGAAAATAAAAAAACACTGATCGGATATTGGTCCGAAAATCAGATCTCCGAAAAAGGTTCTTCCATCCGCTGGATACGGTCAAGGACCATAGTGTATGCACTTTTCTTAATACTAACTGTTTCCGCTATCGGCATCTTATTATCCAGCAGGGTTCCTCTCTATCTATCCGTTCTTCCGGACAGAAATATACAACCGATGCTCATCCAAAACGGGATCGTTCGGAATTTCTACGAAGTACAAATGCAGAACCTGACTTCCAAGGATAGGACCTTAAAATTCGAAATAGAAAATTCAGATCTTCAGGGAGAAAGAAGAATACTCGTAGGTGGAACGGAAGAAGCCGTTGTGGAGTTAAAAGGTAATTCCGAAGAAAGATACAGACTATTTATAGAACTTAAAATTTCGGAACAAGACGCTAAAAAAAGAAGCCATGATATCAAGCTGAAAGTGATAGACATTCAGGATTTTGAATATTCCAAATCGGAAACAGTTCCATTCCTGCTACCGGTATCTATCTCCGGCTGGAAAATACAAAACGATGAGAGGATAGTCCATGGACGTTAG
- a CDS encoding cbb3-type cytochrome c oxidase subunit 3 has translation MDLDTLQIYKSLRLPILVLSIFTIILYVYRSSRKERMEKPKFRMLEED, from the coding sequence ATGGATCTAGATACATTACAAATCTATAAATCATTAAGACTTCCGATCCTGGTACTTTCCATATTTACGATTATCTTATACGTATATAGAAGTTCCAGAAAAGAAAGAATGGAAAAACCTAAATTCAGAATGCTGGAGGAGGATTAA
- the ccoN gene encoding cytochrome-c oxidase, cbb3-type subunit I yields the protein MSSSEQKYNDTIVKGFLISGLVWGVASMLVGVWVAFQMVYPELNFGPYFTFGRLRPLHTNAAIFGFALSIIFATGYHTVQRLCRVRIWSDKLAYLHLSLYNLTIIAAAITLPLGLNQSKEYAELEWPLDLMIVIWFVIFLINYFATIFTREEKQLYAAIWFYIASWVTIPILFIVNNLSIPVSWIKSYSVYSGVYDANIQWWYGHNAVAFVLTTPFLGLMYYYLPKHIKQPIYSHRLSIIHFWSLIFLYIWAGPHHLLYSPLPDWLQTTGMVFSIMLWMPSWGGMLNGFLTLTQAKEKIKTDATLKMLLVGLTFYGMSTFEGPLLSIRAVSGLGHNTDWIIGHVHGGTLGWVGMMSFAVIYYLVPRLWNTNLFSEKLANTHFWVATLGILLYIVSMWVSGITEGSMWRAIDETGALKFPNWVQITETLKPYRLFRGIGGGLYLIGLLIMIYNVVRTILNSGSGFKEIDLRIGSKEEKIV from the coding sequence ATGAGTTCTTCAGAACAAAAATATAACGATACGATCGTCAAAGGATTTTTGATATCGGGATTGGTTTGGGGTGTGGCTTCCATGCTTGTGGGAGTATGGGTCGCCTTCCAAATGGTATATCCTGAATTAAATTTCGGACCCTACTTCACTTTCGGCAGGCTGAGGCCTTTGCATACGAATGCGGCTATTTTCGGGTTCGCATTAAGTATCATATTCGCAACAGGTTACCACACTGTACAAAGACTTTGTAGAGTAAGGATATGGAGCGATAAACTCGCATATCTTCACTTATCCCTCTACAACCTCACCATAATCGCTGCGGCAATCACTTTACCTTTAGGTTTAAACCAATCCAAGGAATACGCAGAATTGGAATGGCCATTGGATCTTATGATCGTGATCTGGTTTGTGATATTCCTGATCAATTATTTCGCAACGATCTTTACGCGTGAAGAAAAACAACTATATGCAGCGATCTGGTTCTATATCGCATCTTGGGTCACCATCCCGATCTTATTTATAGTTAATAATCTTTCTATTCCGGTAAGTTGGATCAAATCCTACTCCGTTTACTCGGGTGTGTATGATGCAAACATCCAATGGTGGTATGGACACAACGCGGTGGCATTCGTTCTTACCACTCCATTTTTGGGATTGATGTACTATTATCTTCCTAAACATATCAAACAACCTATCTACAGCCACAGACTCTCCATCATTCACTTCTGGAGTTTGATCTTTCTGTACATTTGGGCAGGTCCTCACCATCTACTTTATTCTCCTCTTCCTGATTGGTTACAAACGACAGGTATGGTATTCAGTATCATGTTATGGATGCCTTCTTGGGGAGGAATGTTAAACGGATTTTTAACTCTCACTCAGGCTAAAGAAAAGATCAAAACGGATGCGACATTGAAGATGTTACTCGTGGGACTTACGTTCTACGGTATGTCCACTTTCGAAGGTCCTCTTCTTTCCATTAGAGCGGTAAGCGGCTTAGGTCATAACACCGACTGGATCATCGGCCACGTTCACGGAGGAACCTTAGGCTGGGTAGGAATGATGTCGTTCGCGGTCATTTATTATCTAGTGCCGAGATTGTGGAATACGAACCTATTCTCGGAAAAACTTGCAAACACTCACTTCTGGGTCGCAACTCTCGGGATCTTATTATATATCGTATCCATGTGGGTATCCGGTATCACTGAAGGCTCCATGTGGAGAGCGATAGACGAAACAGGAGCATTAAAATTCCCGAACTGGGTACAGATTACCGAAACTTTGAAACCATATAGATTATTCCGAGGTATCGGAGGCGGTCTATATCTGATCGGACTACTCATCATGATCTATAATGTTGTCCGCACAATCCTGAACTCCGGCTCCGGATTTAAGGAAATCGATCTAAGGATCGGATCAAAAGAGGAGAAAATTGTATGA
- a CDS encoding dienelactone hydrolase has product MVRYDLQTTLDFQVNRVQLKGELFIPSRAAFIAVLVLDEKDDKFADRFSRMRNFLNERGVATLFLKGLLTQEEREIHANRSDTSLLSDRLLEITKQIKNIEGADSLKISYIGSSAIAGRMFRAAGSSDSPVESLILIGNGLQEYSGKFLNASVLNILGELDFTGRIVNRSVLSKIESSVKRVYFVPGSPSHFEDNTKWFMVSEAIQRWYLFPEKRSREFSEF; this is encoded by the coding sequence ATGGTCCGGTATGATCTTCAAACCACTCTCGACTTTCAAGTAAATCGGGTCCAACTAAAAGGAGAACTTTTTATCCCAAGCAGGGCCGCGTTTATAGCGGTCCTTGTCTTGGATGAGAAGGACGACAAATTTGCGGACAGATTTTCTAGGATGAGAAATTTTCTGAATGAAAGGGGAGTGGCTACTCTTTTTCTAAAAGGTTTATTGACTCAGGAAGAAAGGGAAATTCATGCAAATCGTTCCGATACAAGTCTTTTATCCGATCGTCTTTTAGAGATCACTAAACAGATCAAAAATATAGAAGGCGCCGATTCTTTGAAAATTTCTTATATAGGTTCCTCTGCAATTGCGGGTAGAATGTTCCGGGCCGCAGGAAGTTCGGATTCTCCTGTGGAAAGTCTCATACTGATAGGGAACGGTCTTCAGGAATACAGCGGCAAATTTTTAAATGCTTCCGTTTTAAATATTTTAGGCGAACTTGATTTTACTGGAAGGATAGTGAATCGTTCCGTTCTTTCTAAAATAGAGAGTTCAGTCAAAAGGGTATATTTTGTACCCGGATCTCCCAGTCATTTTGAAGATAATACCAAATGGTTTATGGTATCGGAAGCGATCCAAAGATGGTATCTATTCCCCGAAAAAAGATCCAGGGAATTCTCCGAATTTTAA
- a CDS encoding cbb3-type cytochrome c oxidase N-terminal domain-containing protein, producing MSDPNKEFDGIRQADNPLPEWWKWVFLGCIIFAGFYAVYFHVFSDWGTSEYYAAQIQEFEKEFPNRNVAVESKDGSNPFRGNQDAINAGQKTFQTYCVACHGPTGEGLVGPNLMDKEWLHGNTDLELYETVMKGISIERAKLGRGPMPAHENSLGSEKVYQVLAWLASKNPELKSSK from the coding sequence ATGAGCGATCCTAACAAGGAATTCGACGGGATCAGACAAGCGGATAACCCTCTTCCTGAATGGTGGAAATGGGTGTTCTTAGGATGTATAATTTTCGCAGGGTTTTATGCGGTATACTTCCACGTTTTTTCGGATTGGGGAACGAGCGAATATTACGCTGCCCAAATACAGGAATTTGAGAAAGAATTTCCAAACCGTAACGTTGCGGTAGAATCCAAAGATGGATCCAACCCGTTCAGAGGAAATCAAGATGCGATCAATGCAGGACAAAAAACATTCCAAACATATTGTGTTGCTTGTCATGGCCCAACAGGAGAAGGTTTAGTAGGCCCGAACCTAATGGATAAGGAATGGCTGCACGGAAACACGGATCTTGAACTTTATGAAACCGTTATGAAGGGGATTTCAATAGAGAGGGCTAAATTAGGCAGAGGACCTATGCCGGCACACGAGAACTCGCTGGGTTCCGAAAAAGTATACCAAGTGCTTGCATGGTTAGCCTCGAAAAATCCGGAGCTTAAATCTTCCAAATAA
- a CDS encoding sulfite exporter TauE/SafE family protein: MELISAILFGSFLNGLTGSFHCLGMCGPLAGSLNLSLSPADKKTSPVLLQILYNLGRLVSYTSIGLGFGFLGNITNQSLSLLLPAQEFAAWFGVAFILLFGISILFQKDWTQNRFFTKVFSKVGSKLLRSRENKSPRSRLAIGFMFGMLTGFLPCGILYPAFVMAFATGSPAFGALSMFFFFLGTFPLLFGFGLGSRMILAKFGKDKLKLAGFAIILLSISLMLFRMNHTHNHSEPGGKMEEGGHHHHHH, from the coding sequence ATGGAACTGATATCTGCGATATTATTCGGATCTTTTTTAAACGGACTAACCGGTTCTTTCCATTGTTTGGGAATGTGTGGTCCTTTGGCGGGAAGTTTAAATCTTTCTCTTTCCCCTGCGGATAAAAAAACAAGCCCGGTTCTATTACAAATTTTGTATAATCTGGGAAGATTGGTCTCTTACACTTCCATCGGATTAGGTTTTGGATTTTTGGGGAATATTACGAACCAAAGTCTTTCCTTGCTGCTCCCCGCTCAAGAATTTGCAGCTTGGTTCGGAGTGGCGTTCATTCTACTCTTCGGGATTTCCATTTTATTCCAAAAGGATTGGACCCAAAATAGATTTTTCACCAAAGTATTTTCCAAGGTCGGATCAAAACTTTTAAGGTCCAGGGAGAATAAAAGCCCGCGCTCTCGTTTAGCGATAGGTTTTATGTTCGGGATGTTGACCGGGTTTTTACCCTGCGGGATCTTATATCCTGCATTCGTAATGGCATTTGCAACAGGATCCCCTGCATTCGGCGCCTTAAGTATGTTCTTCTTCTTTTTAGGGACCTTCCCTTTATTATTCGGATTCGGTTTAGGATCCAGAATGATCTTGGCAAAATTCGGGAAGGACAAACTTAAACTCGCAGGTTTTGCGATCATTCTACTTTCTATTTCTCTAATGTTATTCAGAATGAATCATACTCATAATCATTCCGAACCGGGAGGAAAAATGGAAGAAGGCGGCCACCATCACCACCATCATTAA